The Desulfobacterales bacterium genome has a window encoding:
- a CDS encoding AbrB/MazE/SpoVT family DNA-binding domain-containing protein yields the protein MSLATLTSKGQVTIPKTIRDSLRLHAGDKVEFVLTERNEALLIPITKKVDDVFGRLHKTGRKPVSVDKMDEGIRQRMRERSK from the coding sequence ATGTCATTAGCGACGCTCACAAGCAAGGGGCAGGTGACCATCCCCAAAACAATTCGGGACTCCCTGCGACTGCACGCCGGCGACAAGGTCGAGTTTGTCTTAACTGAAAGGAATGAAGCGCTCCTGATACCGATTACAAAGAAGGTCGATGACGTATTCGGCAGACTTCACAAAACCGGGAGGAAACCGGTTTCTGTAGATAAAATGGATGAAGGCATTAGACAAAGGATGCGGGAGAGGTCTAAATGA
- a CDS encoding type II toxin-antitoxin system VapC family toxin, whose protein sequence is MKAIDTNVLIRFLVKDDDKQAESVYRLFKKVESQKEALFVPLAVVLETIWVLESVYNVSRQEILDSIDALILMPVLDFESQPAIIGFVSSARETRIDLSDLLIAHSATFSGCEYTLTFDKQASDSGLFELLK, encoded by the coding sequence ATGAAGGCCATTGATACCAATGTGCTCATTCGCTTTCTTGTAAAGGATGATGACAAGCAAGCTGAAAGTGTTTACAGGCTGTTCAAGAAAGTGGAATCCCAAAAGGAGGCATTGTTCGTGCCTTTAGCGGTAGTTCTCGAAACTATTTGGGTGCTGGAATCTGTTTATAACGTATCACGGCAGGAGATACTGGACTCCATTGATGCGCTGATACTAATGCCCGTGCTGGACTTTGAATCACAACCGGCAATTATCGGCTTTGTATCTTCTGCAAGAGAAACCAGAATTGACCTTTCCGATCTTTTAATCGCTCACTCCGCAACATTTTCAGGGTGCGAATATACCCTTACCTTTGACAAACAGGCATCAGACTCTGGA